One window of the Bradyrhizobium sp. NP1 genome contains the following:
- a CDS encoding FAD-binding oxidoreductase: MTEVRWPGSLWAAVTPRGPDFPELIGSHEADVVIIGGGFTGLSTALHLREAGVDVAIVEAMEPGWGASGRNNGQVIPTLSRPDPEDIVAKHGPAGERFVGLLRDSAATLFDMVGRYGIEAEQEQAGWVQPVHSPGRIKIAERRVRQWSKFGAPVELLSREQVRDMLGSDAWFGGFWNKSGGHINPLALARGLSRVVLERGGRIFARSPAESFQRCIGRWQVKTAKGEITARALVVATNAYSGEIAKSLAPEIAHEVMPVLSWQMATQSLSDNVRKTIIPGRQAMSDTHGELYFARYDARNRLVTGGAVIGPGDKAERLKARVAERLLRLWPQIGEVSFDYVWNGYVGMTTDFLPRFHRLGPDAYGWTGCNGRAVALTMALGGEFAKAVRGVPEKDLALPFTEPVTIPAHGLLRKLAPLMLLLYRRRDAREIA, from the coding sequence ATGACCGAGGTGCGATGGCCGGGTTCGTTGTGGGCCGCCGTGACGCCGCGTGGGCCCGATTTCCCGGAACTGATCGGATCGCATGAGGCCGATGTCGTCATCATCGGCGGTGGCTTTACCGGGCTGTCCACCGCGCTGCATCTGCGGGAAGCGGGCGTCGATGTTGCTATCGTCGAGGCGATGGAGCCGGGCTGGGGCGCCTCGGGCCGCAACAACGGCCAGGTGATCCCGACCCTGTCGCGGCCTGATCCGGAGGACATCGTTGCAAAACACGGTCCGGCAGGCGAGCGCTTCGTCGGCCTGTTGCGCGACAGCGCCGCGACGCTGTTCGACATGGTCGGTCGCTATGGCATCGAGGCCGAGCAGGAGCAGGCCGGTTGGGTGCAGCCGGTGCATTCGCCGGGCCGTATCAAGATCGCCGAGCGCCGGGTCAGGCAATGGTCGAAATTCGGCGCGCCGGTCGAGCTTCTGTCGCGCGAACAGGTCCGCGACATGCTGGGCTCGGATGCCTGGTTCGGCGGCTTCTGGAACAAAAGCGGCGGCCATATCAATCCATTGGCGCTGGCGCGCGGGCTATCGCGCGTCGTGCTGGAGCGCGGCGGACGCATCTTTGCGCGCTCGCCGGCCGAAAGTTTTCAGCGCTGCATCGGTCGATGGCAGGTGAAAACTGCCAAAGGCGAGATCACCGCGCGGGCGCTGGTCGTGGCGACCAACGCCTATAGCGGCGAGATCGCGAAGTCGCTGGCGCCCGAAATCGCTCACGAGGTAATGCCGGTCCTGTCCTGGCAGATGGCGACCCAATCCCTGTCGGACAACGTCCGCAAGACCATCATTCCCGGCCGGCAGGCGATGTCGGATACCCATGGCGAGCTTTATTTCGCCCGCTACGACGCTCGCAACCGCCTGGTTACCGGCGGCGCGGTGATCGGGCCCGGCGACAAGGCCGAGCGGCTGAAGGCGCGGGTGGCGGAGCGCTTGCTGCGGCTGTGGCCGCAGATCGGCGAGGTCTCCTTCGATTATGTCTGGAACGGCTATGTCGGCATGACCACGGACTTTTTGCCGCGTTTCCATCGCCTTGGACCGGATGCCTATGGCTGGACCGGCTGCAACGGCCGCGCCGTGGCGCTGACCATGGCGCTGGGCGGTGAATTCGCCAAGGCCGTGCGCGGTGTTCCCGAAAAGGATCTCGCGCTGCCGTTCACCGAGCCCGTGACCATTCCCGCGCATGGGCTGCTCCGCAAGCTCGCGCCGCTGATGCTGCTGCTCTACCGCCGCCGCGACGCGCGCGAGATCGCCTGA
- a CDS encoding ABC transporter ATP-binding protein gives MSDPVLVVDHLTVRLPEGADRAHALSDVSLSIAANEILCLVGESGSGKSVMANAIMRLLPDEVGIEGGHIGFEGRDLCAAPPAEMRKVRGEGIAMIFQEPMTALNPLRTIGDQIGEMFAIHTDLSRAAIRARVLALLEDVRIADPARAAKAYPHELSGGQRQRAMIAMALALDPKLLIADEPTTALDVTTQAQILKLIRDLQQRRKTAVLFITHDFGVVAEIADRVAVMQHGVVVEQGAAGAVLNKPQHGYTKQLIAAVPPLKAPPPRSLSSDAILSLSNVSKTYRSGGFLGRGARVTPAVKDVSLALPRGATLGIVGESGSGKSTLARCIVRLIDPDTGSIMLDGKDWATLSRENVRRETRHIQMVFQDPFASLNPRRKAVELVAQGPIVHGTPRAQAVAEARELFALVGLDPSATDRFPHEFSGGQRQRIGLARALALKPDVLVADEPVSALDVSVQAQVLRLLADLRKRLGLSIVFITHDLRVAAQICDLVVVMKDGMVVEHGLTAEVFENPQHPYTQALLASIPGGAFTREHDAVAIA, from the coding sequence ATGAGCGATCCCGTCCTGGTCGTCGATCATCTGACCGTGCGCCTGCCCGAGGGCGCCGACCGCGCGCATGCGCTCTCCGACGTCTCGCTCTCGATCGCAGCGAACGAGATCCTCTGCCTCGTCGGCGAATCCGGCTCCGGCAAGTCGGTGATGGCGAACGCCATCATGCGGCTGTTGCCCGACGAGGTCGGCATCGAGGGCGGGCATATCGGCTTCGAGGGGCGCGACCTCTGTGCCGCTCCGCCTGCCGAGATGCGCAAGGTGCGCGGCGAAGGCATCGCAATGATCTTCCAGGAGCCGATGACCGCGCTCAATCCGCTGCGCACCATCGGCGACCAGATCGGCGAGATGTTTGCCATTCACACCGATCTTTCCCGCGCCGCGATCCGCGCGCGGGTGCTGGCGTTGCTGGAGGATGTCCGGATTGCCGATCCGGCTCGGGCGGCAAAAGCCTATCCGCACGAGCTATCCGGCGGGCAACGACAGCGCGCCATGATCGCGATGGCGCTGGCGCTCGACCCGAAGCTTTTGATCGCGGACGAGCCGACCACCGCGCTCGACGTGACGACACAGGCGCAAATCCTCAAGCTCATCCGCGACCTGCAGCAGCGCAGGAAGACCGCGGTGCTGTTCATCACCCATGATTTCGGCGTCGTGGCCGAGATCGCCGACCGCGTCGCCGTGATGCAGCACGGCGTGGTCGTCGAACAGGGCGCAGCAGGCGCGGTGCTGAACAAGCCGCAGCACGGCTATACGAAGCAGCTGATCGCCGCGGTGCCGCCCCTGAAGGCGCCGCCGCCGCGTTCGCTGTCCTCCGACGCCATCCTGAGCCTCTCGAACGTGTCCAAGACCTATCGCAGCGGCGGATTTCTCGGCCGCGGCGCGCGCGTCACGCCCGCGGTAAAGGACGTCTCGCTCGCGCTGCCGCGAGGCGCGACGCTCGGCATTGTCGGCGAATCCGGCTCGGGCAAGTCGACGCTGGCGCGCTGCATCGTCCGCCTGATCGATCCCGATACCGGCTCGATCATGCTCGATGGAAAGGACTGGGCGACCCTGTCGCGTGAAAATGTTCGCCGCGAAACCCGCCACATCCAGATGGTGTTCCAGGACCCGTTCGCTTCGCTGAACCCGCGCCGCAAGGCGGTCGAGCTGGTGGCGCAGGGGCCGATCGTGCACGGCACGCCGCGGGCGCAGGCTGTTGCCGAGGCGCGCGAGCTGTTCGCCCTTGTCGGGCTCGATCCATCGGCCACGGACCGCTTTCCGCATGAATTTTCCGGCGGCCAGCGCCAGCGCATCGGGCTCGCCCGCGCGCTTGCCTTGAAACCCGACGTGCTGGTCGCCGACGAGCCGGTCTCGGCGCTCGACGTTTCGGTTCAGGCGCAGGTGCTGCGGCTGCTCGCGGATTTGCGCAAGCGCCTCGGGCTTTCGATCGTCTTCATCACGCACGACCTGCGCGTCGCCGCGCAGATCTGCGATCTCGTCGTCGTCATGAAGGACGGCATGGTGGTGGAGCATGGGTTGACCGCGGAGGTGTTCGAGAACCCGCAGCACCCTTACACCCAGGCGCTGCTGGCCTCGATTCCCGGCGGCGCCTTCACGCGCGAGCATGACGCGGTCGCGATCGCCTGA
- a CDS encoding ABC transporter permease: protein MDAVKRYFRSPAAVIGLVLLLLVIAMAASATWLYPRDPLALAGRPLVWPFANPRFPLGTDNSGRDIAAQIFYGARISLLIGGVATAIAIAIGVLVGAFAGYYGGWVDNILMRITEAFQTLPNFVLLLVLVAVFGSTLTTVTIAVGFVSWPAPARLTRAEFLSLRNREFVQAGRTLGMKDLQLILGEILPNALPPVIVYASVVMAVAILLESALAFLRLSDPNVASWGNLIGLGRDVLRVQWYVSAIPGVAILVTVLAVSLVGQGLNDALNPRLKSR from the coding sequence ATGGACGCGGTCAAGCGCTATTTCCGCAGTCCCGCCGCGGTCATTGGCCTCGTGCTGCTGCTGCTCGTGATCGCGATGGCGGCAAGCGCGACCTGGCTCTATCCGCGAGATCCACTGGCGCTCGCCGGCCGTCCGCTGGTCTGGCCGTTCGCCAATCCGCGCTTTCCGCTCGGCACCGACAATTCGGGGCGCGACATCGCCGCGCAGATCTTCTATGGCGCCCGCATTTCCCTCTTGATCGGCGGCGTCGCCACCGCGATCGCGATTGCGATCGGCGTGCTGGTCGGCGCATTTGCCGGCTACTACGGCGGCTGGGTGGACAACATCCTGATGCGGATCACGGAGGCGTTCCAGACGCTGCCGAATTTCGTGCTGCTGCTGGTTCTGGTCGCCGTGTTCGGCTCGACGCTGACGACCGTGACCATCGCGGTCGGCTTCGTGTCGTGGCCGGCGCCGGCGCGGCTGACCCGGGCCGAGTTCCTGTCCCTGCGCAACCGCGAATTCGTCCAGGCCGGACGTACGCTCGGCATGAAGGACCTGCAACTGATTCTAGGCGAAATCCTGCCCAATGCGCTGCCGCCGGTGATCGTCTATGCCAGCGTCGTGATGGCGGTCGCGATTCTGCTCGAGAGCGCGCTGGCCTTCCTGCGCCTATCCGATCCCAATGTCGCCTCCTGGGGCAACCTGATCGGGCTCGGCCGCGACGTGCTGCGCGTGCAGTGGTACGTCTCGGCAATTCCCGGCGTTGCCATTCTCGTTACCGTGCTGGCGGTGTCCCTCGTCGGACAGGGTCTGAACGATGCGCTCAATCCGAGGCTGAAGAGCCGATGA
- a CDS encoding ABC transporter permease: MRILSLAGRRLAASIPTLVLILIGVFLLLQLAPGDTVDAMMAQMGGGDAATARELRHFYGLDLSIPLQLANYLWRLVRLDLGFSSIYGKPVATVILERLPPTLLLMTASLSFAFFFGLLFGVFAARRVNKWPDTLISTLGLVFYATPSFWFGLMAIVVFSIYLQWLPPGGFEDIGNVHTGLSRMLDIAGHLVLPTLTLGLIFLAIYLRIMRASMLEVLNLDFVRTARAKGLDETHVITRHVLRNALLPMVTLIGLQAGTMLGGSVVVESVFSLPGLGRLAYESVVQRDLNTLLGIVFVSALLVIAVNFIVDLLYARLDPRISAEG; the protein is encoded by the coding sequence ATGCGCATCCTGAGCCTCGCGGGGCGGCGGCTCGCCGCCTCGATCCCGACCCTTGTGCTGATCCTGATCGGCGTGTTCCTGTTGTTGCAGCTTGCGCCGGGAGACACCGTCGACGCCATGATGGCGCAAATGGGCGGCGGGGATGCCGCGACCGCGCGCGAGCTGCGGCACTTTTACGGGCTCGACCTGTCGATCCCGCTGCAGCTCGCCAACTACCTGTGGCGGCTGGTGCGACTCGACCTCGGCTTTTCCTCGATCTACGGCAAGCCGGTTGCGACCGTGATCCTGGAGCGCCTGCCGCCGACCCTGCTGCTGATGACGGCGTCGCTGTCGTTCGCCTTCTTCTTCGGCCTCCTGTTCGGCGTGTTCGCGGCGCGGCGCGTCAACAAATGGCCGGATACGCTGATCTCTACGCTCGGCCTCGTCTTCTATGCCACGCCCTCGTTCTGGTTCGGGCTGATGGCCATTGTCGTGTTCTCGATCTACCTGCAATGGCTGCCGCCCGGCGGCTTCGAGGATATCGGCAACGTCCATACCGGTCTTTCGCGCATGCTCGACATCGCCGGCCACCTCGTGCTGCCGACGCTGACGCTCGGCCTGATCTTCCTCGCGATTTATCTGCGCATCATGCGCGCCTCGATGCTCGAGGTTCTGAACCTCGATTTCGTCCGCACCGCGCGCGCCAAGGGCCTCGACGAGACGCATGTGATCACCCGCCACGTGCTGCGCAATGCGCTGCTGCCGATGGTGACGCTGATCGGCTTGCAGGCCGGAACCATGCTCGGCGGCTCGGTCGTGGTCGAAAGCGTGTTCTCGCTGCCCGGCCTCGGGCGGCTGGCCTATGAATCGGTGGTGCAGCGCGACCTCAACACGCTGCTCGGCATCGTCTTCGTCTCGGCGCTGCTGGTGATCGCGGTCAACTTCATCGTCGACCTGCTCTATGCGCGGCTCGATCCGCGCATCTCGGCGGAGGGCTGA
- a CDS encoding ABC transporter substrate-binding protein produces the protein MDLNRFEISRRTALLTSAAIAANVANPLRAFAQETPRKGGVFNVHYGAEQRQLNPSLQASTGVYIIGGKIQENLVDLDAAGKPVGVLAESWDASPDGKTITFKLRKGITWHDGKPFTSADVEFTAMQMWKKILNYGSTLQLFLTAVDTPDPQTAIFRYERPMPLNLLLRALPDLGYVSPKHLYESGGDIRQNPNNLAPIGTGPFKFVKYERGQYIIADRNPDYWRPNAPYLDRIVWKVITDRAAAAAQMEAGELHYSPFSGLTISDMARLSKDKRFIVSTKGNEGNARTNTIEFNFRRKELSDIRVRRAIAHAINVPFFIYNFLGDFARLGTGPIPSTSTDFYPGANTPQYPYDKAKATALLDEAGFKPGAGGQRFSIRLLPAPWGEDISLWSTFVQQSLSEVGIPVDIVRNDGGGFLKQVYDEHAFDLATGWHQYRNDPAVSTTVWYRSGQPKGAPWTNQWGWEDAKVDKTIDDAATEIDPAKRKALYAEFVTEVNTELPVWMPIEQLFVSVLSAKARNHSNTPRWGSASWYDLWLSA, from the coding sequence ATGGATTTGAACAGGTTCGAGATCAGCCGCCGCACGGCGCTTTTGACTTCGGCTGCGATCGCCGCCAATGTCGCCAATCCACTGCGGGCCTTTGCGCAGGAAACGCCCCGCAAGGGCGGCGTGTTCAACGTCCATTATGGCGCGGAGCAGCGCCAGCTCAATCCCAGCCTGCAGGCATCGACCGGCGTCTACATCATCGGCGGCAAGATCCAGGAAAACCTGGTCGACCTCGACGCCGCCGGCAAGCCGGTCGGCGTACTCGCCGAAAGCTGGGACGCTTCTCCCGACGGCAAGACCATCACTTTCAAGCTGCGCAAGGGCATCACCTGGCACGATGGCAAGCCGTTCACCTCGGCAGACGTCGAATTCACCGCCATGCAGATGTGGAAGAAGATCCTCAATTACGGCTCGACGCTGCAACTGTTCCTGACCGCAGTTGACACGCCTGACCCGCAGACCGCGATCTTCCGCTATGAGCGGCCGATGCCACTGAACCTTTTGCTGCGGGCGCTACCGGATCTCGGCTACGTCTCACCCAAGCACCTCTATGAATCCGGCGGCGACATCCGCCAGAACCCGAACAATCTCGCGCCGATCGGCACGGGCCCGTTCAAGTTCGTGAAATATGAACGCGGCCAGTACATCATCGCCGACCGCAATCCCGATTACTGGCGCCCCAACGCACCCTATCTCGACCGCATCGTCTGGAAGGTGATCACCGACCGCGCCGCGGCCGCAGCCCAAATGGAAGCCGGCGAGCTGCACTACAGCCCGTTCTCCGGGCTCACGATCTCCGACATGGCCCGGCTCTCGAAGGACAAGCGCTTCATCGTCTCGACCAAGGGCAACGAAGGCAACGCGCGCACCAACACCATCGAGTTCAACTTCCGCCGCAAGGAATTGTCCGACATCCGCGTCCGCCGCGCGATCGCGCACGCGATCAACGTGCCGTTCTTCATCTACAACTTCCTTGGCGATTTCGCCAGGCTCGGCACCGGGCCGATCCCCTCCACCTCGACCGATTTCTACCCAGGCGCGAACACGCCGCAATACCCTTACGACAAGGCGAAGGCGACCGCGTTGCTGGATGAGGCCGGTTTCAAGCCGGGCGCCGGCGGACAGCGGTTCTCGATCCGGCTTTTGCCGGCGCCGTGGGGCGAGGACATCTCGCTGTGGTCGACCTTCGTACAGCAGTCGCTGTCAGAGGTCGGCATCCCCGTCGACATCGTGCGCAATGACGGCGGCGGCTTCCTCAAGCAGGTCTATGACGAGCACGCCTTTGATCTGGCGACCGGATGGCACCAGTATCGCAACGATCCCGCCGTCTCGACCACGGTCTGGTACCGCTCCGGTCAGCCCAAGGGGGCGCCATGGACCAACCAGTGGGGCTGGGAAGACGCCAAGGTCGACAAGACCATCGATGACGCTGCCACCGAGATCGATCCGGCCAAGCGCAAGGCGCTCTACGCCGAATTCGTCACGGAGGTGAACACCGAATTGCCGGTCTGGATGCCGATCGAGCAGCTTTTCGTCTCGGTGCTGTCGGCCAAGGCCCGCAACCACTCCAACACCCCGCGCTGGGGCTCGGCGAGCTGGTACGATCTTTGGCTTTCCGCATAA
- a CDS encoding ABC transporter substrate-binding protein, with the protein MRDEGNNAASRLDRRTLLRAGAAAAFAGPLGALGAQALSLRAAPAIDFSEFPICKTSSDAPPLSGAPRKLKLSWNAGAVCLTPLPVAIDQGFFRRQNLDVELVNYSGSTDQLLEAIATGKTDAGLGMALRWLKPLEQGFDVKIAAGTHGGCMRVLTRADSGVNALADLRGKIVAVGDLAGPDKNFFSIQLAKLGIDPNRDVDWRPYPGNLLNLAVEKKEVQAFLSSDPLAYLWLKDSTYKEVASNLDGEYRDKSCCIVGLRGSLVREEPHVGRAVTQALLDAAMFTAQNPAEAAKSFQPYAPKNADLADIEAMVRYHTHHHHPTGDVLKRELKAYADDLKTVSVFKPSTDTAKFAERIYVDIFAV; encoded by the coding sequence ATGCGAGATGAAGGAAACAATGCAGCATCGCGGCTCGACCGCCGCACGTTGCTGCGCGCGGGCGCAGCAGCTGCCTTTGCCGGTCCGCTCGGCGCGCTGGGAGCGCAGGCGTTGTCGCTGCGCGCGGCGCCGGCGATCGACTTCTCCGAGTTTCCCATCTGCAAGACATCGTCGGATGCGCCGCCGCTCTCCGGCGCGCCGCGCAAGCTGAAGCTTTCCTGGAACGCCGGCGCGGTCTGCCTGACGCCGCTGCCGGTTGCCATCGACCAGGGCTTTTTCCGCAGGCAGAACCTCGACGTCGAGCTCGTCAACTACAGCGGGTCCACCGACCAGTTGCTGGAAGCGATCGCGACCGGCAAGACCGATGCCGGGCTCGGCATGGCGCTGCGCTGGCTCAAGCCGCTGGAGCAGGGCTTTGACGTGAAGATCGCGGCCGGCACCCATGGCGGCTGCATGCGGGTGCTGACCCGCGCCGATTCCGGCGTCAACGCGCTCGCCGATCTCAGGGGCAAGATTGTCGCCGTCGGCGATCTTGCCGGGCCCGACAAGAATTTCTTCTCCATCCAGCTTGCCAAGCTCGGCATCGATCCGAACCGGGACGTCGACTGGCGGCCCTATCCCGGAAACCTGCTCAACCTCGCGGTCGAGAAGAAGGAAGTGCAGGCGTTCCTGTCGTCCGATCCGCTCGCCTATCTCTGGCTGAAGGATTCCACCTACAAGGAGGTCGCCTCCAACCTCGACGGCGAATATCGGGACAAGAGCTGCTGCATCGTGGGCTTGCGCGGCAGCCTGGTGCGCGAGGAGCCCCATGTCGGGCGCGCGGTCACGCAGGCCTTGCTCGATGCTGCAATGTTCACGGCGCAGAACCCGGCCGAGGCGGCGAAGTCGTTCCAGCCCTATGCGCCGAAGAACGCTGATCTTGCCGACATCGAAGCGATGGTCCGCTACCACACCCATCACCACCACCCCACCGGCGACGTGCTCAAGCGCGAGCTGAAGGCCTATGCCGACGACCTGAAGACGGTATCGGTGTTCAAGCCGAGCACCGACACGGCCAAATTTGCGGAGCGAATCTATGTCGACATATTCGCTGTCTGA
- a CDS encoding ABC transporter permease subunit, translating to MSTYSLSDGIALRGSAASPRRQLADWLKNSGVGVAASAAWIAFGVVCLAWDDVGDWSRTHSLGIGAFVVAALVFFGTVSADFLGRTGAALRQRAPWLLALGIWFALWEAATAKFAWLPLPFFPPPQAILEVYTDDLPKLLDSVFASVKLQLGGYLIGAAVGFLTGVSIGWSRGVGYWVHPVLRFIGPLPATAWLPIAFFTFPSSWSASTFLIALATGFPVTVLTWSGVASVSNAYYDVARTLGAKPSFLILKVAIPAALPHVFVGLFMGLGSSFAVLVVAEMIGVKAGLGWYLQWAQGWAAYANMYAALIVMSLLCSGAITLLFKTRDHLLAWQKGVVKW from the coding sequence ATGTCGACATATTCGCTGTCTGATGGCATCGCGCTCCGCGGATCGGCGGCGTCACCCAGGCGTCAGCTTGCTGATTGGCTGAAGAACTCTGGAGTGGGCGTTGCGGCCAGTGCGGCATGGATCGCGTTCGGGGTAGTCTGCCTTGCATGGGACGACGTCGGCGACTGGTCGCGGACCCATTCGCTGGGGATCGGCGCCTTCGTCGTCGCGGCACTGGTGTTTTTCGGCACGGTCAGCGCCGATTTCCTCGGCCGCACCGGTGCCGCATTGCGCCAGCGTGCGCCGTGGCTGCTGGCGCTCGGGATATGGTTCGCGCTCTGGGAAGCCGCGACCGCGAAATTCGCCTGGCTGCCGCTGCCGTTCTTTCCGCCGCCGCAGGCCATCCTGGAGGTCTACACCGACGACCTGCCGAAACTGCTCGACAGCGTCTTTGCATCCGTCAAATTGCAGCTCGGCGGCTATCTGATCGGTGCCGCCGTCGGTTTCCTCACCGGCGTCTCGATCGGCTGGTCACGAGGCGTCGGTTACTGGGTGCATCCGGTACTGCGTTTCATCGGGCCGCTGCCGGCGACCGCCTGGCTTCCGATCGCGTTTTTCACCTTTCCCTCGAGCTGGAGCGCCTCGACCTTCCTGATTGCGCTCGCGACCGGCTTCCCGGTCACGGTCCTGACCTGGTCGGGCGTCGCCAGCGTCAGCAACGCCTATTACGACGTGGCGCGCACGCTCGGTGCAAAGCCGTCCTTCCTGATCCTGAAGGTCGCGATTCCTGCGGCACTGCCGCACGTGTTCGTCGGCCTGTTCATGGGGCTCGGCTCCTCCTTCGCGGTCCTGGTCGTCGCCGAGATGATCGGCGTCAAGGCCGGGCTCGGCTGGTACTTACAATGGGCGCAGGGCTGGGCCGCCTATGCCAACATGTATGCGGCGCTGATCGTGATGTCGCTGTTGTGCAGCGGCGCGATCACGCTCTTGTTCAAGACGCGCGACCACCTGCTCGCCTGGCAGAAGGGGGTAGTCAAATGGTAG
- a CDS encoding ABC transporter ATP-binding protein: protein MVAHAVAKPIAYPAVGAALDIEHVSHAFDIDGIELPVLDDVNLMVEPGEFVALLGPSGCGKSTLLRLVAGLDQPRAGSLREDDERIRGPHPSRVVVFQDPTLFPWRSVWDNVALGLEAQGILKSQRQRVDAALDLVGLSNFRNAYPHQLSGGMAQRVALARALVNDPKVLILDEPLGKLDSLTRITMQAELVSLWQRQGFTTLLVTHDVEEALFLANRVIVLSERPARIKADIRVQRPHLRHRGDPYLAELRRQILSLLGLDATW, encoded by the coding sequence ATGGTAGCGCACGCCGTCGCCAAGCCGATCGCCTATCCCGCGGTGGGGGCCGCGCTTGATATCGAGCATGTCAGCCATGCCTTCGATATCGACGGCATCGAGCTTCCCGTTCTCGACGACGTCAATTTGATGGTCGAGCCGGGCGAGTTCGTCGCGCTGCTCGGGCCATCCGGCTGCGGCAAGTCCACGCTGCTGCGCCTGGTGGCCGGCCTCGATCAGCCGCGCGCCGGGAGCCTGCGGGAAGACGATGAGCGTATCCGGGGGCCGCATCCGTCGCGGGTCGTCGTGTTCCAGGACCCGACGCTGTTTCCATGGCGTTCGGTCTGGGACAATGTGGCGCTCGGGCTGGAGGCGCAGGGCATCCTCAAAAGCCAGCGGCAGCGAGTCGACGCTGCGCTCGATCTGGTCGGCCTGTCGAACTTCCGCAACGCCTATCCGCATCAACTGTCCGGCGGCATGGCGCAGCGGGTGGCGCTGGCGCGGGCGCTGGTGAACGATCCCAAGGTGCTGATCCTCGACGAGCCGCTCGGCAAGCTCGACTCGCTGACGCGCATCACGATGCAGGCCGAGCTGGTGTCGCTGTGGCAGCGCCAGGGTTTTACCACGCTGCTCGTCACCCACGATGTCGAGGAGGCGCTGTTTCTCGCCAACCGTGTCATCGTGCTGAGTGAGCGGCCGGCGCGCATCAAGGCCGATATCAGGGTGCAGCGGCCGCACCTGCGCCATCGCGGCGATCCCTATCTCGCCGAGCTGCGCCGGCAGATCCTCAGTCTGCTCGGATTGGACGCGACATGGTGA
- a CDS encoding acyl-CoA dehydrogenase family protein, with product MVTTLGSTTARELPAHGAADRTACAREVSAGFAERAAVHDRDGSFPFENFKELSEAGLLALTVPAALGGGGAGALETARVLGIVGKADPSTALVLSMHYIQHLVMARSARWPGRLARKLAKETIEGVALINALRVEPELGSPARGGLPSTIARRTETGWRLSGRKIYSTGAPLLKWYAAWARTDEEETRVGLFLVPAGLPGTRIVETWDHLGLRASGSHDVIFDDVVFPLDYEIDVRAPEEWLTPDFTQATIHAIFIAAIYDGVARAARDWLVEFLKSRVPANLGAPLATLPRVQEIVGGIEARLLVNARLIESFAGDFDDGVLLSAAESNVTKLTVTNNAVAVVEDALSLSGNHGLTRSNPLERHHRDVLCGRVHTPQDDSTRLSLGRAALGL from the coding sequence ATGGTGACGACGCTTGGCTCGACGACGGCGCGTGAGCTGCCGGCCCATGGCGCGGCCGATCGCACGGCGTGCGCCCGTGAAGTCTCGGCCGGCTTTGCCGAGCGCGCGGCAGTGCACGACCGTGACGGAAGCTTTCCCTTCGAGAACTTCAAGGAGCTGTCGGAAGCCGGGCTGCTCGCATTGACCGTTCCGGCCGCGCTCGGCGGCGGCGGAGCAGGGGCGCTGGAGACGGCGCGCGTCCTTGGCATCGTCGGCAAGGCCGATCCCTCGACCGCGCTCGTGCTGTCGATGCACTACATCCAGCATCTCGTGATGGCGAGAAGCGCGCGCTGGCCGGGCCGGCTCGCGCGCAAGCTTGCGAAAGAGACGATCGAAGGCGTCGCGCTGATCAATGCGCTGCGCGTCGAACCCGAACTCGGCTCGCCGGCGCGTGGCGGCCTGCCGTCGACCATCGCGCGCCGAACCGAGACCGGCTGGCGGCTCTCGGGCCGCAAGATCTATTCGACCGGCGCGCCGCTCCTGAAGTGGTATGCGGCGTGGGCGAGGACCGACGAGGAGGAGACGCGGGTCGGCCTGTTCCTGGTGCCGGCCGGCCTGCCGGGAACGCGGATCGTCGAGACATGGGATCATCTGGGCCTGCGCGCCAGCGGCAGCCATGACGTGATCTTCGACGACGTAGTCTTCCCGCTCGACTACGAGATCGACGTCCGCGCGCCCGAGGAATGGCTGACGCCCGATTTCACGCAGGCAACGATCCACGCGATCTTCATCGCCGCGATCTATGATGGCGTGGCGCGCGCGGCGCGCGACTGGCTGGTGGAGTTCCTGAAAAGCCGCGTGCCCGCCAATCTCGGCGCGCCGCTGGCGACGCTGCCGCGCGTTCAGGAAATCGTCGGTGGCATCGAGGCCCGTCTTCTGGTCAACGCGCGCCTGATCGAGAGCTTTGCCGGCGATTTCGACGACGGCGTGCTGCTGAGCGCGGCCGAGTCCAATGTCACCAAGCTGACCGTCACCAACAATGCCGTGGCGGTCGTCGAGGACGCACTGTCGCTTTCGGGCAATCATGGATTGACGCGCTCCAATCCGCTGGAGCGGCACCACCGCGACGTGCTGTGCGGGCGCGTCCACACCCCACAGGATGATTCCACGCGCTTGAGCCTCGGCCGCGCCGCGCTCGGACTTTGA